Genomic segment of Paenalkalicoccus suaedae:
CGTGCCGCCGTTACCGCTTTGACCAGGCGTCTTAATGACTACCGCCGTCAGTGGCTCGATCTCGATTTGCGTCGCGTTTAGCGTAAAGCCGGTTGGGTTCGCGATGCGCGTTGTGCCCGCCTGCTTGCCATCCACTAGTACGTCGCCACGACGCAGGTTGACTCCTGTTGATACTGTGCGTTTCTCATCATCCGCGTTCACAAACACGTGATACGTCGCGCCTTTTGAATCCTTTGCGCGGTAGCCGATCACGAGATCCGTGTCGTTAATTTCTGGAGCGTCAATGAGAGAAACGTTGTCCGCGATCTCCTCCATCGTGCCACGCGTGAAGGCATCTGTGGAGCGACGAAGCTCAATTAATCCCTTCGTGTAAGCACGTGTTGTCGTGTTGATTGGGAATGCTTCTTTATCCGTCGCGCGCTCCCAGTCAATACGGTTAATGATGTCCGAAGAGTCATACGAATCATGGATAAAGTACGGATACGTAAACGGCTCGCCTGTCGCATCTTCCATGTACGTAGACTTATACGGCTCTTCCCCTTCTGGAACTTCACGATCAAAATCTGGATGACGGAACTGCTTCATACGTCCAAACTCTTGACCAGCGTGTAAAAACGCGGTTCCTTGTGCGGTTAACACCATCGTGTTTCCTAAACGAATGCGCTTATGGATTTCCTCCTGATGGAACTCAGGGTCCTTTTTAATCGACTGCGCGATAACGTCGTGAAGCGTTAAGTTATCGTGGGCTGCGATATATGGAACAACGTCGCCTGGATTCGTCGCCTTAAAGTTGCCTGGATTTGCCGTCAGGTTATTATAGATCGTTTGAATGTTACGAGCGCCGTTTGTGAGGAAACGAGGCTGACCCTCACTACCAAAACCAGACTTAAGCTCGTTACGGAATTCGTCAGAGAAGGATCCAACGCTTTCTGTATCCTGCATCCACTGCTGGTCAGCTGGTTGTACGTCCGGATCGTTTTCGTCCCCAGCATACGTGACCCAGCCTTCTCCGATCATAACGATATTTGGATTTAACGCCTTCGCTTCGTTATACGCAAGCTGAATCGACTTTGCGTCGTGGTCTCCCATCATATCAAAACGGAAGCCGTCCACTTTAAACTCGTCGACCCAATACGTAATGGAATCTACTAAAATACGTCGTGCCATGTCGTGTGTTGTGCCAAGACGTCCACCGCCAAAGCTTGTGCGTGGTGTGCCATCAGCGTTCATAAAGTGATAATAGTTTGGCTCTAGGTCTTCAAAAATGTGCACGCGTGCCGTGTGGTTGTAAACCACATCTAACACAACGCCCATGCCGCGCTCGTGAATCTCATCAATCAGATTCTTAAACTCCTCAATACGCTTTGCGGCATCGTCCGGATTTTCCGAATACATGCCAGACAGCGAGAAGTAGCTGTGCGGATCATAGCCCCAGTTGTAGTTAGTGTTTGTCGACTCGTAGTCGAGCATGCGCACGTCGCTGTTGAACTCGTCGGCGAAATAATAGCTCATCACCGGCAGAAGTTGCACGTGCGTAACGCCTAAGTCCTCGATATAATCAAGGCGCTCCACGAACGAGGCAAATGTACCGAACTGCGCTTCTAAATCCTCCGCGATATTCGGATCAGACGTGAAGTCGCGAACGTGTACCTCATAAATAATCGCGTCCTCTCGCTTCTCAAATCCATCAATATCGGCAAAGTCTAGCTCAGGCCCAATTGCGGATGGATCCACAATCGCCGCCTTCCCAACGCTCGTCTCATCTTCGCGCTCTCCAAGCCACGTCGCCATCGACTTCGCGTACGGATCGAGCGCTAATACCGTCTCATCGCCACGCTCAATCGCGTAGTGATAATAGTAGCCCGTATGGTCAGAAACATTCGTGTTTCCTTCCTCCAACGTGACCTGCCACACACCTTTATCGCCACGTGTCATCTCTACGGTAGCAACCTCTGTATCCTGATTGTCTTTATCGTAAAGCACGACCGACACATTGTCGGCGCTAGGCGACCAAAGCTTTAATGTCGCCGTGCCGTCACCGTGAAGACTTGCACCAAGCTCGCCATCATAGCTGTAAAGCGCATCTTTATAGCGCCAGCTAGCAGATGCTGTCACTGTGCGACTATCATACGTAATCGTATACGGTGCCGCTTCGACATCTAAATCATTAATTGTGATTGCCACAAGCTTATCGTCTTTTATCGTAGCACTCGCCACGTCGACTTCCTGCTCATTGCGATCAATCACTTCAATCTCATCAACAAGACGTTCAACGTCTACGCCACCTGTTGCAGAAAAACGAAGATCAATCGTATCCTCTGCCACAATTTCCGCAGAACGCATGCCTTCTTGTGTGACGAAGTAAGGGTTCGTAAATGCAATATCTACTCCCTCTTTTACGAAGATTTGTCGGTGCTGATCTAGCTGGTTAAATACCATATTACCTGTTTGCGCTCCGCCTTGCTGGCGCTCAACAAGTAAAAATCCAACTTCCTCCGGATTCTCGGCAAGCTCTAGATCGACATAGCCTCCGTAGCGTCCAACCTGTTCATTAGAGAACGGCAGCGCGTCGTTTGGCCAGTCAGCGCTCGGACTTACAACATCTCCCCAGTTCCACACGCCCCATGGCTCATAGTCATTAGCCGCGCGCGTGTAGTGAATGCGTAGCACGTTATCTGGTAGATCAACTGGCTCATAGAAGAAAAGCTCGTCTTCTGCAGTAATCCAGACTTCGTTCATCTCTGGAGCGAGTAGGTCGAAGACAATGTCTCCCGATACGTTATTTCCGTTGCGGTGATTGACAAGCATACCGATGCGTTGTGCGTTATCAGTGATTGGAATATCCACGTAACGACCGAAGTCTGTTTCGTTTTCAAATAAGACGGAACCATTTGGCCATCCTGTAGAAGGACTTACAACATCCTCCCAAGTCCATAGTCCAAGCTGGTCAAACACGTTGTCCGATCGCTCTAAGTGAACGCGAAGCGTGTTATCTGGAATTTCTTCTGTTACTGGTGGTTCAGATGTATCGCCAGATAGGATTTCTCCACCTTCTGCTGTCAGTAACACCGTTCCGCCGTCTTCTTTAGCAGGAATGGTGAGTGTGACTGTTTGTTCTTCTGTTGCTTCGAATACGCTACCTGTGTAGGCGTCTGTGACGACCACATCAGCGGAATCGACGTCTAATGTAACTGTCGTCTGCTCGTTTGCTGTGCTTAGTCCGATGTAGACGGAGTTGTCGCCGTATGCGCGTTCCACGAGTAGGTACTTATCTGCGTTTGATCCTGCTACTTTTACGCGGTTTCCTCGCGCAAAGGTAGTGGAATGGTCGCTTCTAAAATTCAATACTTTTTGGTAGTGCTCGAGCATGTCGTTATTCTCTACGTCGTCCCACGCTAGGTCGTAGCGGTTGTCGTAGAGTGGATAGTTGTTGTCGCCGCTCTGTCCGAGCTCCTCGCCGTAGTAGATCACGGGCTGGCCTTTGGCTGTGAGCTGGAGAGATGCTGCGACTTTAAACTTCCCTTCATCACCACCGAGAGTATGGAGGAAACCAGCTTCATCATGGCTTGATAGGAATTGTCCGAGTGTTGCCGTATTGTCGATCGTTGCGTTGCGGTTTGTGAGCGTTTGGTTCGCCGCTTCTAGGTTGCCGTCGACGAACTGACGCGCGATGCCTTTAAAGCTAAAGTCTAGAAGGGAATCCATCATACCTGTGGATAGATGGCCGGCAAAGTTGCCTGTACCTGCTCCAAACCATTCGCCGATCATTTTAAATTCTGGCATTTCGTTGGTGAGTTCGTTTTTAAATACTTGCCACGTTGCGTCTTCGACGTGCTTGACGGTATCCACGCGGAAGTAGTCGATGCTGTTGCCTTTCGCTGTCGTGGATTTTTCAATCCAGTCTACCTGCCAGTCAACGATTTGCTGGCGCACGTCCGGATCTTCTGTAATGAAGTCTGGTAGTCCAGCTAGCTCACCGCGGATGTCTCCGCCTGAGCCACCGTCGTGACGGAGCATGGAGTCAAAGACTGCGCGCTCTTCTGGTGTTGGATACTGCGCTGGTGGGTTTGAAACGTTCGCGTCACCGCGCTTCAGTCCGTAGCCTGAGTGGTTAAGGACCACGTCGACCATGATTTTAATGCCGTTTTCTGCTGCTGTATCAATCATTTCGTGATAGTCGGTCATGTCTCCAAGGTGTGGGTTGAGGTCGGTGAAATCATTGGCCCAGTAGCCATGGTAACCGAAGTATGGATGCTCTTGTAATGTTGCATGCGTTTCGAGCGCTCGTGCATCGTGACGAATGTTGTCCACCACTGGCGTGATCCAAATCGTGTTAATACCGAGCTCTTTTAAGTAATCAATGTTCTCTGTAATCCCTTTAAAGTCTCCGCCTTGCGGTGTGCCTCGCTGGTATTCTGCAGGGACTTCATCATAATTTAATCCGTGCGGATCATCGTTTGATGGGTCTCCGTTGGCGAATCTGTCTGTCAGCATGAAGTAAATGACAGCCTCATCCCAGTCGAAATCATCTGGTGCGTTCGTCTTCTCGCGTGCAAGCACCGTTAACGTTGTTTCTCCCAGATGATCCTTGCCATAGGCGTCTGTGAGTGTGAGCGGGATCGTCTTCTCGCCTGGCGTGACGTTGCTTGCAACGGCTACGGTGATGGCGCCGATCTCGGGATCAATCTCGAGGTCCGCGGGGCCGCCGAGCGCTGTCGTGTCTGCCGTGATGCTGCGAATTGCGCCGTTTTCGGGATTGGTGATATCGACTGTGAGCACAGCGTTTTGGTTATAGTCGATCGCGTTTGGCGCTGTCGTGCCGGTGATTTGCATGTCATAGTCTGCGAATGTGATCGTGGACTCCGTGTGGTACGGATCTGCAATCACTGTTGTCTCGCCGTTTTGCGTAACGCGGAATTCGTAGTCGTACGTACCGTTCGGTAGCGCGTCAAATGTCGCGTTGAAACGCTCGTTTTTCGTCTCATACGTCATCGGAATCTCTTCGCCGTTGATGAGTAGCGAGGCGCTCTCGATCGTGTGCATCTCATCGGTTAGATAAAGATCTTTGTCGCGGTAGAAAATAGTAGCGGAGTCTCCGTTTAAAGCTGGAGCAGGAATGCTCGGCACGACGAAGGTGTCCGTGCTACCTTGGGTGACGCTGATTTTTGTGAGCGGGTCTTGGGTGTTAAGTGTGATGTTACGGTCTGGACCGTCTTTTTGTGTGTCATCAGTCCACTCTAACGTATCTCGGAGTAGGAATCCAAAACCTGCGGCATTTGCACCCATAGGAATATAGGCTGTTGCCGTTGTAGATGTGTACTCAGTAAATTGAGCCGGTCCGTCTTGGACAATTCCATTACCCCAATACCAAATGTTCCATTCGCCGAAGTCTCCTTCAGGGCGTTCGTATGTGATGCGCGCCTGGCGCTCTACTGTTTGCTGGGCTAGTAGCTCGTCTTCTTCTGCAAATGCTTGCAGTGGTGACAGAAACCCGGTAAGGATGCTTAATAGCATGACGATTGCCATAGTTAGGCTTGAGCGCCGCGTCGCTTTTTTGGTGTGCACGTTCAGCATAATTGTCCCCCTATCAGTTTTTGGTGAGGTTGTTACTTTCGAGATTAAGATCCAAGATTAAGGTCAAGGTCAAGTGCAAGGTCAAGGGCGGAACCTCCGGTTCCCCTGCGCTCTGGGAGTGTCTTTCCTGAGGCGCTAGTTCAACTATGTCAGCCGCCCGTGGGTCGTCTGACAGGATTTTCACCTACGCGAGTTCCCCTCTAGGAGACCACTCCCGCCGCTTCGGGTCTCCTTCGGTTACGCTGTAAACCTTTCTCTTTTTAGTTTCAGGGCACGAGGCGGAATGGCGTTGCCTCGCACTTTACTTTTGTTAAAGGTGATGCAGATTGATACACTCCTTTCCTGGTTTTAAGTTTTTTGCGAAACCGTTTGCATTTTCAATTATAAAAAGAGGCTTCGTCATTTTCAGTCAGATCGACATGAATGCAAGCGCTTTCTAGAAACGAGCATAATTGTTTTCTGAAAATTGCGCAAGAAGTATTTTTCGGAGTTTTATGTATATACAAGATAGATAAAACGTGATGAATAGGTAATTTGAGGGTGGTTAGATTATGTGAAAGTCTCTAATTTTACATTTAAAGGGTATTATATGTGTTGGATAGCATGGAGAAGGCTTTGCTAAAATTAGTACAATTGTTGGCAGTCGATAGTGTATTGGCTAATTGTGAAGGTGTGTACGAAGTCGTGCAATTCGCGCAATTTGTGCGCACGTTTGCGCAATATTGTCGAATGTAAAGAGGTGGATTTGTCGAGGTCTGTAAGCTCTCATTAGGAATGAGAGATGTAACGTATAGTCCAAATTGGCAAACTGCCATTGTGTAAAGACCACCTTGTGGAGGTAGCATAGAGTTTGGTTCACTTGAGGTTGTTCGTTTAGCGGTCTTTTACAGACAGATCACATTGCCCAAATTCCGTGTTGTAAGACCCAGCGTGGTGGTGTGTATAGGATGAGTTAGCTACTCGTGATAACTGCAACGGATTTTGTGATAACTGAACCTCATTCTGTTATAACTGCAACGGATTTTGTGATAACCGCCCACCATTTTGTCATAACCGCCCACATTGCCTTACCACCACCAAAAAACCCCGCCGTAGCGGGGTTTAGCGTGTAGTCTATCTAAAAATACCACCTAACAGTCCATCTAACAGTCCTCCAAGCAGACCTCCTAGTAAGTCATCGACAATATCTAACAGCCCTCGTGAGAGCACGAACGACGAGGTTTCTCCAGTCGTAGTCGTGCCATCTTTATCGAGCACTGGCGTGATCTCGACGGTGCTACCAACAGTCAGGTCAGCGAGCAGATTCGTCAGGAAGCTCTGATTAATGCGATACTCCGCGAAGCCGCGGTCAATGTCCGCTTGCGTCAGCGTGATCGTTGCCGATGCGCCGCCCGTGAAGTTAAGGAAGATGCGGTCGCCAACGTCTGCGTCTGCAATTCCGTTTGCATTAAGATCAATCTGAATCGCGCGGTCACCGCTCAAAATACGGCTAAGCACATTGTTTGAACCGTCACCCAGATTCAACGAAATCAGCTGATTTGGGAACGTTGGCAGGAGAATATTCTTCCCGTCAGTCTGGTCAATCACGTTGTTTCCTCTCAAAAGATCGAGATTTAAGAGATGACTCGAGCCACTGCCGAGGCGCTCAAGAATGCTGACGTTGAGCGAAATATCGCGGAAGCCACGATCGATATCCTCTTGCGTAAGCGTCACAGACAGCAGATTGCTGTTGCCCGTCTTCACGCGCACAATATCGCCGCTACGCAGGTCCGTCGTCTCTAAAAGATCCACGCGAATCAGCGCATTATTGCCAAGCAAGAAGCTAAGATCAATCGTCCCATCTAATAAACCAGGATTTAGAATATCAAGGTCAATCAACGGACGATCAGGGTTTACAGGATCAGTTGGGTCGCCTGGGTCCGTCGGATCGCCAGGGTTAGCTGGGTCTTCCGGGTCGACTGGGTCCGTCGGGTCTTCTGGGTCGATCGGATCCATCGGATCATCAATCTCCCCATCGTCGATAATCGGATCGCCATTTTCGATCATAAAGCGACTTTGACCCATGATTGCGCCAATTCTATTGGTAAAAATCGCGGTATACGTCCCATCCACAAGTCCATCAAGCGTGAGTTGGAAGTTACCTTGTGCATTGATCTGCACGTTGCGATCTGCAACACGTGTACCGCTATCGTTTACAACAATCACGTCAAGCTGCGTAAGAACGGCACCGTCCATCATACCAGTAAGCAGCGTATCGCCATTTGCATTCACTTGCGCGTCACGCAAATCGACATCAAGCGACTCTAGGAAATCAAACGTGCGTTTAATAAGAGTAATAAATTCCGCTCTCTGTACGTCGCCGTTAGGTACAAACATCGTTGGCGTGCGTCCATTTGTAATATTATGAGTAAATAGCGTGCGAATCTCCGACTGGAAGAAGGAGTTGTTTACGTCTGAGAAAGGCGTCTGTGTTTGAAGTGGTCGGAAGAAAAAGGAGCGATTAATTGTCGCTGCCATTTGTCCACGCGTCATCGTTGACATCGGCATGAAGGTATTATCCTGGAAGCCACCTAGAATCCCTGCGTTTTTCGTTGCGGCAATGTTGCGCCACGATCTGAATGACGTTGGAATATCATTAAATGGTGCTCCAGATACGTTTTGAGTGTCGAGGTTTAATATACGGCTGAATAAAATCGCAGCCTGTTCACGAGTTAATGGGTTCTTCGGACGGAATGTACCGTCTTCAAAGCCGGAAATCCAGTTTCTTTCATCAAAGAACACGAGTGAATCGAAGTAATAATCACGAGCATCAATATCCGAGTATTTGTTGGTCACGGCTAGTGTCGACAGTGGGAAAATCGTTGTTGCCAAACATAAAATAGCAAAGATTGCGAAAATTTGTCTTTTCATATGGTTTGCTCCCTTTTTGATATTTTTTGTTTGCTGAATGATTTGTGTAACTGCCTTTGTTGTTGGCCTGCCCTTGTTTGAGAGAATGAGAGATTATGATGATGCGCGCCATGTTAGCTTCTTGAAAAGGTTGCGGATCATGGCATATTGTCTGGGCAGATGGCGCCTTACTTGTTGCGTAAAATGTTGCGCTTTTTTTGTTGCTGATTTTGGTGTTGCTAGATTGGTTCGTTTGAATTCGGTTTTGGTGAATTTGGTTTAGTAGAATTCGTTTTAGTGAAATTCTATTTTGGCAAATTCAGTCCTTTTGAATTCATTCCATGTAAAAAATCCTAGCCGCGACTATCTGCACTCATCCTTGAGTCCTTGTTTTTACTCCTATGCCCTCCTTTAAAGTCATGTAATAGATTGCATGGTGCCTACGCTGTTAATATACCACCACTGGCACTTATTTTTACATTCTTTAACTAATTTTGACAAAAGTATAGAATGCTTACGTAGGATTATCCAGATTAATTGTCGGAAAATACTGAATACTGTTGTCAAATGTCGAGCCAATAGGTAAATCATAGTAGAAATTGTAGATAATTGTGGAGCAGTGATCCATTTTGTATTTCCATTCGTTGTATTTATAGAAGGAGTTTGTGTCTAATTTCAGGACTTATCTCGACATGGAGAAAACCTTTTTATACAGGCGTTTATAGGCCTTTTATAAATTCAATTGGAATGATGAGCAGTGTGGGGAGTGTGAGAATGCGGCAATAATATGGATTAATATGGATTTTTTATAGGTTTGTAATTCGGTTCGTATGTGGATTGATTAGATTTGTAGAGAAGTTTTACTGTATCGGTTGAGGTAGTTGAGTAGGTTAGATGGGGATGGGGTTGCGATTATCCGAAAACGGTACTTCATTATCCGTTTGTGTAGCTTGATTATCCGAAAACACTGCTTCATTATCCGTTTTCGTAGCAACATTATCCGAAAATGGTACTTCATTATCCGTTTTCGTAACTTGATTATCCGAAAACGCTACTCAATTATCTGCACATCCCCTCTAATTAACTACTCAACTCGAATTCACCAGTTTAATAGAAGTGCCACCTATCAAAACCTCGAAAAAAGGCCGCTCCACTAAATGCGGAGCGACCTTTCTCTATTATATGAGCTTAATCATCATCGTCGTCATCGTCATCATCGTCGTCATCGTCGTCATCGTCGTCGTTTCCTCCATTACGATCGCGCTCGAAATCAATCTCTGAGCCGTTAGCAAAGTCGATCTCGATATCAAACTCGTCCCATGTGCCGAACTCGGCAAAGGTGGCTGTTACTCGGGCTAACACCTCATCATTGGAAAGGTTCGGCGATAGTTGCCACTGCGTTAAATAGGTTTCCATTTGACGGATAGCGGCATCTCCTGTGATGGTCGTATCACGGTCGTTCCGCTCAAACTCAATCTTGGCATAGGCGCCGCCGCGACGGAGCTTGTACTCGAGGTCGACCTCATTGCCATTCGTGTATTCGATGTCGATATCGAGCTCGCGAATCGTCGTTTGAGTTGGT
This window contains:
- a CDS encoding pullulanase is translated as MLNVHTKKATRRSSLTMAIVMLLSILTGFLSPLQAFAEEDELLAQQTVERQARITYERPEGDFGEWNIWYWGNGIVQDGPAQFTEYTSTTATAYIPMGANAAGFGFLLRDTLEWTDDTQKDGPDRNITLNTQDPLTKISVTQGSTDTFVVPSIPAPALNGDSATIFYRDKDLYLTDEMHTIESASLLINGEEIPMTYETKNERFNATFDALPNGTYDYEFRVTQNGETTVIADPYHTESTITFADYDMQITGTTAPNAIDYNQNAVLTVDITNPENGAIRSITADTTALGGPADLEIDPEIGAITVAVASNVTPGEKTIPLTLTDAYGKDHLGETTLTVLAREKTNAPDDFDWDEAVIYFMLTDRFANGDPSNDDPHGLNYDEVPAEYQRGTPQGGDFKGITENIDYLKELGINTIWITPVVDNIRHDARALETHATLQEHPYFGYHGYWANDFTDLNPHLGDMTDYHEMIDTAAENGIKIMVDVVLNHSGYGLKRGDANVSNPPAQYPTPEERAVFDSMLRHDGGSGGDIRGELAGLPDFITEDPDVRQQIVDWQVDWIEKSTTAKGNSIDYFRVDTVKHVEDATWQVFKNELTNEMPEFKMIGEWFGAGTGNFAGHLSTGMMDSLLDFSFKGIARQFVDGNLEAANQTLTNRNATIDNTATLGQFLSSHDEAGFLHTLGGDEGKFKVAASLQLTAKGQPVIYYGEELGQSGDNNYPLYDNRYDLAWDDVENNDMLEHYQKVLNFRSDHSTTFARGNRVKVAGSNADKYLLVERAYGDNSVYIGLSTANEQTTVTLDVDSADVVVTDAYTGSVFEATEEQTVTLTIPAKEDGGTVLLTAEGGEILSGDTSEPPVTEEIPDNTLRVHLERSDNVFDQLGLWTWEDVVSPSTGWPNGSVLFENETDFGRYVDIPITDNAQRIGMLVNHRNGNNVSGDIVFDLLAPEMNEVWITAEDELFFYEPVDLPDNVLRIHYTRAANDYEPWGVWNWGDVVSPSADWPNDALPFSNEQVGRYGGYVDLELAENPEEVGFLLVERQQGGAQTGNMVFNQLDQHRQIFVKEGVDIAFTNPYFVTQEGMRSAEIVAEDTIDLRFSATGGVDVERLVDEIEVIDRNEQEVDVASATIKDDKLVAITINDLDVEAAPYTITYDSRTVTASASWRYKDALYSYDGELGASLHGDGTATLKLWSPSADNVSVVLYDKDNQDTEVATVEMTRGDKGVWQVTLEEGNTNVSDHTGYYYHYAIERGDETVLALDPYAKSMATWLGEREDETSVGKAAIVDPSAIGPELDFADIDGFEKREDAIIYEVHVRDFTSDPNIAEDLEAQFGTFASFVERLDYIEDLGVTHVQLLPVMSYYFADEFNSDVRMLDYESTNTNYNWGYDPHSYFSLSGMYSENPDDAAKRIEEFKNLIDEIHERGMGVVLDVVYNHTARVHIFEDLEPNYYHFMNADGTPRTSFGGGRLGTTHDMARRILVDSITYWVDEFKVDGFRFDMMGDHDAKSIQLAYNEAKALNPNIVMIGEGWVTYAGDENDPDVQPADQQWMQDTESVGSFSDEFRNELKSGFGSEGQPRFLTNGARNIQTIYNNLTANPGNFKATNPGDVVPYIAAHDNLTLHDVIAQSIKKDPEFHQEEIHKRIRLGNTMVLTAQGTAFLHAGQEFGRMKQFRHPDFDREVPEGEEPYKSTYMEDATGEPFTYPYFIHDSYDSSDIINRIDWERATDKEAFPINTTTRAYTKGLIELRRSTDAFTRGTMEEIADNVSLIDAPEINDTDLVIGYRAKDSKGATYHVFVNADDEKRTVSTGVNLRRGDVLVDGKQAGTTRIANPTGFTLNATQIEIEPLTAVVIKTPGQSGNGGTTPPVNPVDPVDPVDPVDPEEPVTPGQPIIVNDPQVDAEGKIPVTVGRGDKQVLLPANAQAINRNNRVRVESQEMTLELPGAVLAALKALAQGDESAQISIEFEAVDPSDRTIGDNAASAAGEMYTFTLSVVTADGEKRVLSNFDEPVQLSLRIADNADPNLLGIYRINDDGTITYVGGRVANGMITTQLTSFSTYAVLSYDKSYSDVPSDYWAHDTIKRLSARHVINGYENNTFAPRRDVTRAEFTAMVARALSLGSTTTEVSFTDVPQNAWYASELAAAVDAGIVTGHTASQFAPNDVITREQMTAIIVRAYAHVGGEVDSSAALDFADGNAVSTWARDYVAAAQAAGLVQGRGNGSFAPRGHANRAESAQMLYNLIW
- a CDS encoding S-layer homology domain-containing protein translates to MKRQIFAIFAILCLATTIFPLSTLAVTNKYSDIDARDYYFDSLVFFDERNWISGFEDGTFRPKNPLTREQAAILFSRILNLDTQNVSGAPFNDIPTSFRSWRNIAATKNAGILGGFQDNTFMPMSTMTRGQMAATINRSFFFRPLQTQTPFSDVNNSFFQSEIRTLFTHNITNGRTPTMFVPNGDVQRAEFITLIKRTFDFLESLDVDLRDAQVNANGDTLLTGMMDGAVLTQLDVIVVNDSGTRVADRNVQINAQGNFQLTLDGLVDGTYTAIFTNRIGAIMGQSRFMIENGDPIIDDGEIDDPMDPIDPEDPTDPVDPEDPANPGDPTDPGDPTDPVNPDRPLIDLDILNPGLLDGTIDLSFLLGNNALIRVDLLETTDLRSGDIVRVKTGNSNLLSVTLTQEDIDRGFRDISLNVSILERLGSGSSHLLNLDLLRGNNVIDQTDGKNILLPTFPNQLISLNLGDGSNNVLSRILSGDRAIQIDLNANGIADADVGDRIFLNFTGGASATITLTQADIDRGFAEYRINQSFLTNLLADLTVGSTVEITPVLDKDGTTTTGETSSFVLSRGLLDIVDDLLGGLLGGLLDGLLGGIFR